The segment GGGAAGCAAGGGCCGTGACTGCGCTCCTGGCCTGCTCACCGGGGGCTCCCTTTGCAGGTACCTGAAGGAGTTCCGCACTGAGCAGTGCCCGCTCTTTGTGCAGCACAAATGCACTCAGCACCGGCCCTACACCTGCTTCCACTGGCATTTTGTGAACCAGCGTCGCCGCCGGTCCATCCGCCGTCGGGACGGCACCTTCAACTACAGCCCTGACGTCTACTGCACCAAGTACGACGAGGCCACGGGCCTCTGCCCGGAGGGCGACGAGTGAGTGCCGGCTGCCCACCGTCCGAGGAGCCCGTCTCCTGGGCCAGAGGCTGCTTTCGGGGGACTGCTGCAGCCTGGCCCACCTTCCTGTGACCTGGACCTGGGCTCGGAGCCTGCCGTCCCCCAGGGGAAACCCCTTTTCCTTTCCCCACTTTTGGGAGGCCCTGCGCAGGCCTTTCTTCTCCTAAGCCTGAAGGCCACACCTGAGCCAAGGTGGCTTCCTGGGCCTCCTGTCCTGGTCCCCTGCAGCTCACAGGACCCTATCCTCAGCCTGCGCAGTTCCCACCACAGCCCATTTACACAGACCCTCTCCAGTTCCCCTTTTTGCTGACTCTGAATATTTTGCCAGGGCTtcctccagtggctcagtggtaaagaatctgcctgcaatccaggagatgcgggttcgatccctggctcaggaagatccgctggagaaggaagtggctacccactccagtattcttgcctgggaaatcccatggacagaggagcctggctgcagtccatggggttgcaaagagtcagacatgattgagcaactaaaagaacaacaaaatattttgccACAGAGCTCTGTGAAGAGACGGCATAACAAACGACAAGCATAAGGAGGTGGCAAACCTGGGAAGGTCTCAGGGCGCGTGTTGTGACCCTGCCTGATGTGTGCTTCCCTCGTGCAGAGGTGGCGATGGGGGCCATCCTGGGGGTTTGTGGGTGCGCCTCACTGGCCGTCTCGCACCAGCCCTCCGCATTCTCTCAGGGGTCAGAGGCTTGCTTATCCCACCCCCAGCCTAATGCAGCACCCAGAACTCAAGGCGGTTTGCTTCTCTGAAGACCCCTGACCTGGGCAGCATGTGTTCTCCCAagagtgccccctgggaagcttcTTTTCAGGACGGCCCAGGGCCCCGACTGAGTAGCCTTTGAGAAGTTGACGTGGAACGCCAGGCTTTATCAGGAGCCACTTGGGGCTGCAGCCCTACTAGCAGTGGGAGGGTGGCTCTGTTCCACAGCAGGACTTGTCGCTTGCTTGCCTGCTCGACCCACATCAGCGCCTCCTCCGGGTCATGACAAGCCTTCCATGGGCAAGgaaagggcagggctgggagcccGCTGTGGCGGGGGAGGCAGAGTGACACGCAGCCCCACTGCGTTGCAGGTGCCCGTTCCTGCACAGGACCACGGGGGACACGGAGCGCCGCTACCACCTCCGCTACTACAAGACCGGGATCTGCATCCATGAGACCGACGCAAAGGGCAACTGCACGAAAAACGGCCTGCACTGTGCTTTTGCTCACGGGCCCCATGACCTCCGCTCCCCTGTCTACGACATCAGGTGGGCTGAAGGCCATGCCAGGCTGAGGGCCCTGGGCAGGACCGCAGGTGGAGTGCAGGGCTGGCACTCTGCTGCTTTCCTCCTCATGCTCCCTCCCTGCTCTGTGTCTCCTCCACTACTCTCCCTGCAGGGAGCTCCAGGCAATGGAGGCCTTGCAGAATGGCCAGACCACAGTAGAGGGCAGCATGGAAGGCCAGTCGGCTGGGGCCGCGAGCCACGCCATGATAGAAAAAATCCTCAGTGAGGAGCCGCGGTGGCAAGGTAAGGGTGGCCACACGGTGGCCACGCCCCTGCCACCAGCTGCCTGTCCTCTCCCCTGTCCTCCCCATAGCCTCCCTGAGCATCCACCATGGCCTTCTCCACCCCAAACCACCACCTCTCCTGGGAGGCCTGtgccccctcaccccacctcacaccagccaCCTACAGCCCAGTCCTGCAGGGGCACCCCTGACCCTGGTCCTGTCATCCCAAAGtgttaggggtttccctggtggttcagacggtaaagaatctgcctacaatgcaggagacccggctcaGGGagatcctgggtcagggagatcccctggagaagggaatggcaacccaccccagtattgttgcctggagaattccatggacagaggagcctggtgctccCTAACTACCTTCAGGGGCTTTCACACATACGTTGGCTGAGCATGTACACGAGTTGGTGTATTCTCAGCCCTCCCGAGAACTCCCTGTTTTATTCTCTGACCTGTGAGTGTCTTTAGTGAGGGATGGTGGTGTCCTCTTTACCTCTCTCCTGGGTTGCACACTTGGTGTTGGCCCACAAGGAGGGGACCTTGCTCATTCCtgtggccaaaatcttggctccTGGACCCTTCCCAGTAGCTTCTCCTTTCCCTGCCCCCACCGTGCCCACCTGACCCCTGCGTCTGCCCCCCATGCAGAGACCGCTTACGTGCTGGGGAACTATAAGACAGAGCCATGTAAGAAGCCCCCGCGGCTGTGCCGTCAGGGTTACGCCTGCCCCTACTACCACAACAGCAAGGACCGGCGGCGGAGCCCCCGGAAACACAAATACAGGTGCTTTGGCCCCAGCAGGCCAGCCGTGGGAGGAGGGTGGCAGGCGACAGATCAGGGCCAAGACTGCTTCCACTGTGctcccggggtggggggcagggaggccagCCCCGGGGGTCACAGGACCCCACTACAGGGGAGGGGAATGGTTAGGAGAGCTGAACGATACTTTGCCGTGAAATGAGGATCTTTTCACTAGAAATCCCTCTAGTTCTGACCCAGAAGGGTGTCTTTAGGGCGAAGCCAGGATGTGGCTGTAGCCTGGCTCTCCTTTTGCGGAACagtgctgtggggaggggaggacttggctgaaaggaagaaaacagtgtCCTTCTGGTGATGTAGCCAGGCTGGGCAGCGAAGCAAAGCCTGGCTTCTGGCCCGAGTAAGGCGTTCACTCTACAGTGATCTTTCCTGTTTCTGAGCCTGGCTTTGCAAAGCTGAGAGACCTGAGAGGGGCCCTGAGCTGCGATCTCGTTAGCATCCCCCAGGTCCAGTCTGCATCCTTCTGACCCACCCTGTTATTGAACCAGGTCGTCTCCGTGTCCAAATGTAAAGCATGGGGACGAGTGGGGAGACCCTGGCAAGTGTGAGAACGGAGATTCTTGCCAGTATTGCCACACGCGCACGGAGCAGCAGTTCCACCCCGAGGTGGGCCTTGGAGCCGGGATCCTTTGAGGGGCGGGTGTCCTGTGAACGTGGCTCCCTTAATGCCCAGAGGCACGCTGAAAAGTCATAGCCCTGACCAAGATgatgagtggggaagatccctctgTGAGAGCTGGGTCAGGGCTGGTTGGGCGTGTAACCCAAGAAAGGAGGTGGTCCCCGGCATGGGGGTGGCCGTGTCTGCTTACTGTCTTGAGCAAGGAATTGGTAGGGAGAGACTTAGGGAAGTGGCCTCGAgtagggaggagaaagaagagacttCTAAGCTAACCCAGCCCTGCTGAAGGCACCCCAGCTGCCGTCCCTCTCTGCCCAGGCCTGACCTGCCTCTCTTCTGCTCTGCCCTCCAGATCTATAAATCCACCAAGTGCAACGACATGCAGCAGTCGGGCAGCTGTCCCCGAGGACCCTTCTGCGCCTTCGCCCACGTAGAACGTACGCTCCTCCCACTGCCCTGGGGCAGGGCCCACTCCCCCGCCCCACTCCCCTTCTCTGAAGCTCAGTCTGTCAGCCAGCACTGGGCCCTGCCCACACTGGGAGTTCCATTCCCCCgccgccccaccccacctctctggAGCTGGCTCGAAACCCAGAGCTTCCAGGGTGGTGAAACAGCAGGGACTGTGCCCCTGGTGGCGTGCTCAGAGTCCCAGGCAGAGCCCCGGCCACTGTGCCTCTCCCGTGGCGGACACCACTGGTGGAACACGACGCTCTGCCCTGCTGAGAGCAGAGCTGTCCAAGCGCAACCTAGTGCAGCCCCCCTGAGTCATCGCAGGCTTCAAGTAACCTCACctaaaaaaaagaagtagtgTTAAATTAGTTTTTAGTATACTTTTATTTAACccaacataaaataatttaaaatataatcaatataaaatcaAGGTGTTTTTTTTCCAAACGAAGTCTTTGAAAGCCGGTGTGTACTTGAATAGCTGCAGCACAGTCCAGTCCAGACCAGCCACGTTCTGGTCTCAGCTGCAGCCTGTGGTTCTGGGCTGCCATACTGCTCAGCGCAGCTCCACACCGCCCTGCCCGTCTCAGACAGGCTTGAGTTACTGCCCCTGTCCACCCCAGACCACTGCTGTTTGTTCTTAAGCCCTCCCTAGCCTTAGGCCTTGTCTCAGGGATTAGAGTGAAGAAGAAATTGCAGGCCAAGCTGAGGGGGAAGCATACACTTGGCTCAGAGGTGGGCCTGGCTAAGGCAGCATGGAGAACTGATGAATGGCCCAAGCTTTGGAGTCCTGCGGAttggggttcaaatcccagttcttcTGTTTCCCAGCTCAGCCACCTTGAGAGATTTACCTAACcgctctgagtctgtttccttatctgtaaaatagagaccAGGATATTACTCCTATTTTCTAGTCATTATGAAGATTCACGATTCATGCAAATTGCCTGGTGCGTAGTAAATGCACAGTGCGGTGTGTGATGAGAGAAACAAGGAGGCGCCTTCCCTTCACACACAGGGCTGTGTGGTCTCCTTTAAAGGGACCCAGATGCGGTTTTGGAGGGCCAAATCTCGTTCACACACACAGGCTGTGTGGTCTCCTTTAAAGGGATCCGGATGCAGTTCTGGAGGGCCGGAGCTGGCTCAGGGGCCTGCTGACACCCTGCCCCATCTCTTGCAGAGCCCCCCCTTAGTGACGACCTGCAGCCttcctcagctgtgtccagcccCACCCAGCCAGGCCCCGTCTTGTACATGCCGTCTGCTGCAGGAGACTCGGTGCCCGTGAGCCCCTCCAGCCCGCACGCCCCTGACCTCAGCGCTGTACGTGCCTgtctgggggtgagggtgggggcacCATTCCTGCCCAGAGCCAGCATCTGCCTCTCTTGCCCTGTGCTTGGGGAGATGGCCTCTGCCCAGGGGTTCTGCCCTTTCTGCTCCAGCTTCTGTCACAAGTTGATCGTGGCTAGGGTGGTGTCCCCAGAGCCTACGATCAGCCTGGGTAGAGCTGTAGAAGGGACAGAGAGCCTCATGAGGTTCTGAGTTCCCGGGTGCTGGTTGCTCTCCCTGGCAAATGGAAATGGAACTGAGCTTCTTGCTGGAGACCCTCCCTCCAACAAGGGGATGGAGGGTGGCCATGCCCCCACCTGCATCCTGCTTACCGGCCCACTCTCTTCCTTCGCTGCAGCTCCTCTGTAGAAACAGCAGCCTCGGCAGCCCATCTAACCTCTGTGGCTCCCCACCGGGCTCTATCCGGAAGCCCTCCAATCTGGAAGGCATTGTCTTTCCTGGGGAGTCTGGCCTTGCCCCTGGCAGCTATAAGAAGGCTCCTGGCTTCGAGAGGGAAGACCAGGTGGGAGCTGAGTACCTGAAAAATTTGAAATGCCAGGTAAGGGATGTAGGGGCAGCCCAGTGAGGTTAGCCACATTCTGCCTGTGGCTGGAGAAGCCCTGGAGGGTTGTCCTGGCCCAGCTACGGGGAACGTGACCCAGAATTAGAAAGTCCCTGATCCCAGCCTCTCGAAGACTGAGAGAGTGGGTGAGGCCATCCCATCTTCCAGATGAAGACAGGCAGCTTAGAGGCAAGCACCTCACCCAGCATCAGAGCCGTCAGCTGAGGGCTAGGGGTTCCCACCACGGTCTTCTGACCCTGCATCCAGTCTCTGCTCTGCCTCGTGCCGCCTTGATGGAGCAGTAGGGCCTTGGGGAACAGGACAAGCGGGGTCCGGAACTGGGCTTCTCTATGATTGGAGTCACCAGGGAGGAGAGGAGCAGCGCCCCTGGTCCCCAGGGGAGGGACGGAGAGTGCGTGTGAGTGAGGGGGGACCACACAACAGCGCCTCATGCCTCCTTGCCCCTGGTCCCTGCAGCCTCCACAAGCTGATGCTTGGGAGGACTCTTGGGCTCAGGAGGTCTCCTAGCACCACATTCATCTCCTGCTCCCTGACTTTTCTCTCAGGCCAAGTTAAAACCCCACTCACTAGAGCCCAGGAGTCAAGAGCAGCCTCTGCTTCAGCCCAAACAGGTATAGAGCCCTCAGCCCCTGCCTCCCCCTTCTGGCTCCTGCTGCAGACAGGACAGGCCCAGAACGCCAGGAGGCTTCTTCAGGGAGCTCTGGGCACCACTTTCTCTACAGACTGAGAGCAAGATCAAGGTGGGGCCCCAAATCCAGAGGGCGTGGGGGGGTCAGGCCCTGGAGCCCCTCACCACCTGGACTCACTCATTAGTCAAAAAACTCATTGAACAAGCCGGGCACTAAACTCGCTTCCCCCTTCCCTACTTCAGGGTTTTAGGGGCGAAGGGGCCTGCAGTCTCCAGGCCACACGTCTCCCTCTCCAGCCCCCCAGGAGGGTGTTGAGGGAACAAGCCAAGAGCTGGGACGCACCCTTCCCATCTGCCCAGCCAGCCCCTGCCGCCAGTTCCTGGCCACGGCCTCCGTGGGTGTCCAACTCCATCTTCTCTTCACTCTCGTTGCAGGACATGCTGGGCATCCTCCCCGTGGGCAGCCCCCTCACCTCAAGCATCTCTTCCAGCATCACCTCCAGCCTAGCAGCCACTCCCCCTAGCCCCGCTGGCACCAGCAGCGTCCCTGGCATGAATGCAAATGCTCTGCCCTTCTACCCCACCAGCGACACGGTAGAGTCGGTCATAGGTAATTGGGCCACTTCTGTTGCTAGTCTAGGAGCAGGTCTGTAGTCAGGGATACTGGGTCTCTGGAGTGAGGCTGGTCACTTCAGACATCGGTCTTGGGAGATCAGAAGGTGGGTGCTGCGAGTCCTTTGACCTGGATGGAACGTGCGTCCATGGCGCAGGGCCGAGATGGATTTTGAGTACGTGAGCCCTGCCGTGTGCTCTTCTATACATGTTGGAAGAGGGGCCTCTCCCCGTGGGGGTGTGCTGTCTCAGTCAGAGACACTGGGGGTATCAGTCAGCCCCAACCAGGTGTCCTTGGGAACAGCCTGCCAGCTGTCCTCAGAGCACCTGGTCATTAGATGCCCCTGCCCTCTCCTCAGCAGGCACGTGCGGGTGAGGCTTGGTGCCCGGTCCTCACAGGCACCGGGGTGACAGATGAGACAGGCCcttcctgagctccccgtccgGCTCCGCAGAGCCCAGTGGACAGGTGCCGGGCAACTGCTAGGCACTAGCCACCGAGGGTCCAGAGACCTGCCCGCGCTCGGGGAGCTCGGGAGGAGGCCTGCCAGCAGGGACTCGTTTCCCCCCCTGGGGCCAGCAAAGACGGCTTCAGAACAGAGAGCCGTTGGAGCTGGACTTGGCCAGGGCTTGGTCTGGGCGGAGGAGCAGCCCATGCACTATGGAGCCTTGAGATGAGgcaggggcaggagaagaggcaGTTAAGGGCAGGTGGGTCCAGACGGCGGGGCCTGGAACCTGGGGACCATGTGGCCCCTTGGTAGGCTGGCCGGCTCATACGCCGCTCACTCTGCCTCCAGAGTCCGCGCTGGATGACCTCGACCTGAACGAGTTTGGGGTGGCTGCCCTAGAGAAGACCTTCGACAACAGCACGGTGTCCCACCCAGGCAGCATCACCATGGGTACTGGGcggtggggggcaggggtaggGGCGGGCTCCGAGGGTCCAGCCTGGCCCGGGGGCGGGCCAGCGGGCAGTCCATTGCCCGGTGTGGCCCCGCATGGCCCACCCAGCCCTCACTCAGCCCCGTTCCTGGCCTCTGTTGCAGGCGGCAGTCTACTGCAGAGCTCCGCGCCTGTGAATATCCCCGGCTCCTTGGGCAGCTCTGCTTCCTTCCACTCCGCGTCCCCGTCCCCTCCCGTCAGCCTGTCCTCGCATTTCCTGCAGCAGCCACAGGGCCACCTGAGCCAGTCAGAGAACACGTTTTTGGGGACCTCAGCATCCCATGGATCTTTGGGTAAGAGCCAGTATGGCTCCCTAAGGCCTGGGGCGGGAGTCTGGGCTTTTGGAAAGTGCCTTTGGGTGTTCTGTCCTGGCTGGAGGCAGTACAGAGTGGAGGTGAGAGCCGGGGATCTGGGctcagaggtgagtcaggcccCTCATCCACAGTGCTCTGAGCTGTGTGAACCTGgacaagtgacttaacctctctgcctTAATTTCCTCTGTCATGTGGGTATAATGGCAGTACCACCTCGTAAGCTGGTGCTGAGGCTTAAATGATGTGAGTGAAGTGCCAGGTGCCAGACCAGTACACAGTGAGAAGCATGGCCTCAGAGTTGCTAGGGCCTCCATCTGTTCTTTGTGCCAGTGTGGTTGCTCTGCCCGTCACCCAGAGCTCCCAGAGGCCAAGGGAGAGGTCGAACAGGCTCACCCCCAGCACAGGGTGGCCTTCCTGGCCGGCAGAAGCGCCAGGGAGGCGCAGCTCTAACCCCAAAGGCTGTTTGCCAAACCCACCATTGGAACTGTGAGGACTGGGGCTCTGGAAGGCAGGTCAGAGCAGAGGGGCTAGAAAGGCGAGGAGGGGACCTGCGTGTGTGAGCGGGGCCCGGTGAGCGTTCACTGCGGGAACAGATGCAAACCGGCGACATCCAGCCCGCTGCCTCTCGGTCACCAGCAGCCACTGCTCTGACTCCCCCTCCAGCAGCTGTTCCCAGAGACCAGAAgcagcccccctcccctgccccctgggGCCCCCGAGGGTTCTGGCTGTCCTGGTCACACTGAGCCTGAGCCTCTGAGGTGTGCTTTGACTTTCTGACCAGGTGTGGGTTCTGCCCTGATCTCTTTGGAGACACTTAGGAATGACGCTGAGCTGTCAGCTTTGGAGGCTTACAGCTATGTCTGTCTGACTTGCCTCATACATTCTGGAGGCATCTTGACTGTAGCCCTCCGTACTGGCCacgcattcattcattccttccccGCATAGTTAACTGAGCAAGTATATGGATACAGTGTGGAGTCAGGCGTCCCTGCTGGCGTGGTGCCGTGGTCTGCTGGGGGAGGCACAGGCGCCAAGCCACAAGAGCATACTTAGAGACCCTCACTCATGGGGAGGCAAAGAGCCAGCTCTGTGACTGAGGATAACGGGGGGACCTAACCTGGAGGAAACACCGCCCGAGTGAGAGGACAGGTGCGGTGGATTGCCTCGCCTCCAGGACGGGCCGAGGGCCTTGCGTCTCCACACGGAATGACACTGGTTACATGGCCATGCTTGTGTTGCTTGGAAGACAGACTTTCTTAAATCCGTTTGGTTCTGGAAAATCCTGGCTGGATTAGTGGGAAAGGGAGCAAGAAAGAAGTCATTAGAGTGATACATGTGGGCAGAATGCGGCCAGAGGTGGGGATAGGTCTCCCTCAGAAGACGGGGTGCCTGAGGGGTCACAGAGCAGGGGC is part of the Bubalus kerabau isolate K-KA32 ecotype Philippines breed swamp buffalo chromosome 4, PCC_UOA_SB_1v2, whole genome shotgun sequence genome and harbors:
- the UNK gene encoding RING finger protein unkempt homolog, with protein sequence MSKGPGPGGSAASSAPPAATAQVLQAQPEKPQHYTYLKEFRTEQCPLFVQHKCTQHRPYTCFHWHFVNQRRRRSIRRRDGTFNYSPDVYCTKYDEATGLCPEGDECPFLHRTTGDTERRYHLRYYKTGICIHETDAKGNCTKNGLHCAFAHGPHDLRSPVYDIRELQAMEALQNGQTTVEGSMEGQSAGAASHAMIEKILSEEPRWQETAYVLGNYKTEPCKKPPRLCRQGYACPYYHNSKDRRRSPRKHKYRSSPCPNVKHGDEWGDPGKCENGDSCQYCHTRTEQQFHPEIYKSTKCNDMQQSGSCPRGPFCAFAHVEQPPLSDDLQPSSAVSSPTQPGPVLYMPSAAGDSVPVSPSSPHAPDLSALLCRNSSLGSPSNLCGSPPGSIRKPSNLEGIVFPGESGLAPGSYKKAPGFEREDQVGAEYLKNLKCQAKLKPHSLEPRSQEQPLLQPKQDMLGILPVGSPLTSSISSSITSSLAATPPSPAGTSSVPGMNANALPFYPTSDTVESVIESALDDLDLNEFGVAALEKTFDNSTVSHPGSITMGGSLLQSSAPVNIPGSLGSSASFHSASPSPPVSLSSHFLQQPQGHLSQSENTFLGTSASHGSLGLNGMNSSIWEHFASGSFSPGTSPAFLSGPGAAELARLRQELDEANGTIKQWEESWKQAKQACDAWKKEAEEAGERASAAGAECELAREQRDALEVQVKKLQEELERLHLGPDPQALPAFPGLEALSLSTLHSLQKRLRAHLEQVDKAVFHMQSVKCLKCQEQNRAVLPCQHAVLCELCAEGSECPVCQPGRAHSLQS